The genomic interval TACAATgtcattttactgttttaaaaagctttcatTATTAAAAGTAGGTGCttttagcaaaaaacaaaaattatgttaAAGTAGGTACTATTACAAAGAGCTTTGTCCACTTAGAATCTAATTTACATAGTTAAAACACTCTATGGTTGAAAAACACAAGTACCATAAGAAAACAGTCACCTGTTTTGTGAGTAGTTCCATGCATAATGCTCCACCACCCAACACGTACCTTAAATAGAAACAGGAATCATACAAAATTCTCTAGATCTTGGTATTCCttcatcaatttttaaagtaCCATTACTAAGAAAGTATGCATACAAGTAAAGATTAGAAGATAacatgcaaaaatgaaaatagttgttAGAGTTACAGGACTATGGGTAATTCTAAAATCCTGATGTCATCatctaaatgtcttttttttttttcttaaataatggtTCTTAATAACAGAAGACTTTTAAGGTATCAGAAACTAAGAACTTAGCCCTAAATATTCCAGAGAATGGGGGCAGGAGAAAAATTTCCTTATATGGCCTTCAACTGTTCTACTCATCCAAAGATTTCTCCACCATCATGTTACACAGCCAAAAGTTGTTCCTCTGACAGGAGTGACTTTACTCTATCTATAATAATGAACatctgcatttatatttatagttaaaattttttttcattctgttttgagGATCAAATGGTTCTGACCACGGGGCCCCTCTCTGGGACTCCCCTATTTCTCTTCCCAGTCCTGAGGACTGTTCTCTGAACCAACAACAATTACTGGGGATTTCCCAGATCTCCCTTAGGAAATCATTATTTAGATCAAGATTCTTCAGCCTTTTAACACTTTCTCAAACAAAGTAATTCCTCCTTTAATGTTAAACTTTAAAACacattaggacttccctggaggcgcagtggttaagcatctgcctgccaatgcaggggacacgggttcgagccctggtctgggaagatcccacatgccgcagagcaacttaaacctgtgcaccacaactactgagtctgtgctctgcagcctgcgaaccacaactactgagcccatgtgccacaactactgaagcccgtgcgcctaacgcccgtgctccgcaacaagagaagctactgcaatgagaagcctgcgcaccgcaacaaagagtaggccccgctcgccacaactagagaaagcccacgcgcagcaacgaagacccaatgcagccaaaaataaataaataaatttttttttttttttaaaaagagctcaaatctttaagaaaaaaacattaaatatcatgcttaaaaataaaatcaaaacttaaacctgtgcaccacaactactgagtctgtgctctgcagcctgcgaaccacaactactgagcccatgtgccacaactactgaagcccgtgcgcctaacgcccgtgctccgcaacaagagaagctactgcaatgagaagcctgcgcaccgcaacaaagagtaggccccgctcgccacaactagagaaagcccacgcgcagcaacgaagacccaatgcagccaaaaataaataaataaataaattttttttttttaaaaagagctcaaatctttaagaaaaaaacattaaataccatgcttaaaaataaaatcaaaggaatggtaattacagaagaaaaactgTGGTAAGCTTGAAAATACATAAGGTAAGACCACTGATCAGGTCTAGGTGAAAAGTGAGTCTACCACAAATTTTTTTTGTCCTCTGGGACTTTGCCCATGCCTTTCCCTTCCTTGCCTGACATTCCCACTGCTTCCTACTCTTCCAAATGCCATATTCCCCCCTGCCCCATAAAACTTTCCAAGACCATTCTAGCCAGCAAATTTTGCATTCTGGCTAACCAAATGCATCCTTGTGTTGACTAAACCGAATTACACAGAAGTAAAGCAATCTAAAAACTTCTACTGTAGACTATTAGTAAAAACAGTTACAGTGAAATTATTCATTAACATAAAGTAGTCAGTAACTACCCCCATCCTGAAGAACTTAGGCAACTGTCTCTCTTACTTGCTTGTCCCAACTTCTGGGAACTTTGAAAGTTTAACacgaaggaaagaaaaacactccaaaaaattaaattagggaGGAGAATCATGGGATTTTAAACTTTGTATATTCTCTTATGTTCCTGAAACTCAGAAATCTGTCTCCAATTCTTTGAATCTCCCACTGGGCTCAAAGTGCATCTTGTATATAGTCAGCTTTAAATAAGCACTTGCTGATTTAACGGAATTACAAGATCCAAGTTCTCATTTGGATTTTGGCTCCTCCAAAACTGCTCAAAGTCTAGTAATCTGTAAATGAGTTAACACTCATTACACTCATTGGTCCTTACACTTCAGAAATgctaaagagaaacattttagcAAAAGAAGATATGTAGATGACACTGAGTTACCAATTATCTAACCACCACCTTCCCTTTTAGCACCCCACTCTTCATTTTGGGGTGGAGAGTCTTgtcaggagggaagaagggaagtttTCATACTTGTAGATCAAAAGAAAGTACATTTTCTACAAGCACATAATAGCTACAAAAATGTTTGCTGGATGTCTAACACAAGACAGAAGTAGTTCTAGTACCTATACAAAAAGTGAACTAagtatatattaatgcatattaaACTTTTCCTTAATATACACTTACTAAACTTTTCCTTAATATATACTGTCAGCAGCATTTACACCTAAAAGAAGTAGCCAATTCTACTTTTGTACTGTATCATTTTATCAACTCTACTTCTGTACTGTATCATTTTATCAATGTGTTCCAAACGCTTATTGCTCTTTACCTCCAAACAAAGAGTTCCTGCTGAATATTGAGACAATGCAAgaacactagaaaaaaaataataatctaagaGTCATCTAAAGATAAAATGCCATATACATGGGCATAGCAAtattttcagcttaaaaaaattttcagttgcCAAAGTTGTATAGCAAACACTATCCTAAGCTCAGCCTCTTCAGGCATTCAATttatagaatttttgttttactaGGAGGTTCCTGCAAGAATGTTTGCCAGCTAACCTCCCCACCCACAGTCTATGATGATCACTTAATTGCTTTGAGGGGACAACAGATACCATTAATAAGTACTTAAAGGGACAACAAGTAACATTAATCATACAACATGATTCTTAAATCATACATGatcaaaaaaacagagatgagaaataaaatttttatattacagTCAAATTCTTgataatgacattaaaaaaaaaaggcaggcttACCAGCCCACATAAAACAATCATAATCCTCCCCTTTCAAGGTAAGGAAAGGGGCCATGGATTCTAAGAATAGAGCCCTAAGAGAGGGATAAAGAAAATGCTGACATTTAAAACCAGATTCTTAAGATAATGTTCTCTCAATACAGACAGAACCAACCCATGGTCATCTCGAAGTAGAAGTATTTTCTTTGTGGATGACTGGCACACAAAGAATACTTCTTATTATATCAACCAATAAAGCATCTTCAGTTGCCTACAAATAGCTCTCTCACAAGGTATTGTATTATCATCAAATAATCTTTCTGATTCTCACTACACTACACCCTGGACTAAGCAAGAAAGATGGTCAAGTTTCGATGGCTCAATAATATAGCTCATAAAAATACCAGTGGACTGGGAATTGTATATTACCGTAAATTGCCTACTACATCTTGCTAACTTACTATATTTTCCtatcttgttcattcattcaaaaatatctaCTGCATATATAGTATGTATGCTAAAGCACTGAACCAGACACAGAGCATACAATGAAGAAAACTGACATGACCCTGCCTTCATGATGTTTACAATCCAGTAAAGATTACAgatgttaaacaaataaacaataaagtgGGGGATGGAGaccctgagttctgtgagaagGAAAAACCAGGAggcttattttaaatttggtggTCAGGAACAGCATATCAAAGAGTGACACACAGGCTGAGACCTGCAGGAATTGAAGTGTGGGTGGGAATaacattccaggtagaggaaatGTATATGGAAGTCATGAGGACAGAGTCTGCTCGGCACTAGGGGCTGAAAGACAACTAGTGGGGCATTagcacagagaggaaaagtgTGGTAACAAGATGACTgaagaggaaagcaaagaaaagatCACAGCGGGCGTGTAGAATATGGTAAGGACATCAACCTGTAGGAGCAGTGGGAAGACATGGGAAGAGCTTAAGCAGGGGAGCAACATAATCAGAACAAATTTGTAAAAGCTCACTCTAGAGAAGCTTTATGAATGAGGGAACAGAAGCAGGAGTCTGATCAGGAATCCTGAAGTTATCCAAGTGGGAACTGATGGTGGTAGCAACAAAAATGGAGACAAGTAATTGGATCTGAGAACTCTTTAAAAGGGAGAATCaaaggaaaatgaggaaaaggtGATGTAAAGAATGACTCCTagattcattaattaaaataagcaAGACTGGGGAAGGGAAACTGAAAAGAAGATGGGTTCAAGTTTTTGTCCCAAAGAGTTTGTGGTGCCTGTATAAGAGACATTCAAGTAGAGGTGTCAAGAAGGCAGAAGGATGTTGGAAGCAGAAAAGACACAGGGATGTGAGATACGAACCTGGGAGTCACTGGCacatagaaatatttcaaaagctaTGGGAGCTTTTTCAACAAATCACGCTAGAGCAACTGGACATTAGGCAAAAATTTATGACCTACACCTCGTACCTTATGCACAAATTAATTCAGAATGATTCACAGACTTATCTATAAACTGTAAAACCTTGAGGAAAAAAAggtaggagaaaatctttgggatctagggctaggcaaagagttcttagatttgacaccaaaagcataatctataaaaggagaaacatctataaatttgacttcatcaaaactaaaatattttattctacaaAAGATTctgttaagggcttccctggtggcgcagtggttgagagtccgcctgccaatgcaggggacgcgggtttgtgccccggtctgggaagatcccacatgccgcagagcagctaggcccatgagccatggccgctgagcctgcgcatccggagcctgtgatccgcaacagaagaggccacaacggtgagaggctcgcgtaccgcaaaaaataaataaataaaataaataaaataaaataaaaaggcaaaggaattaagggaaaagaaaaaaggacccAGTACTAAATTCTGAAGAACTCCAATAGGTAGAAGTTAAGTGAACAAGGAGTTTCCagcaaaagagacagagaagaggcaATCAGAAGACAAGGGAAAAATGTTTCAATGTTGCTGAGAAATCTGATAATCAGATATGACAGAGCCTTAAAAGGGACTTCTGTCTTTACCAATGCCAAAGTCCTTATCGGCTATACCAGTTTGGGAGGAACACTAACAGCCAATGCCAGACTACATGGGGCTGAAAAGTGAACAGGAAGTGAAGAGTGTGGTTATATACacattgcttgtgggaatgtaaatggtgcagccactttggaaaacagtctggtacTTCATCAAAAAGTTAGTTACCAAAGGACCTAGTGCCTCCTCACATAGGTATATGCGAAAGAGAAATGAACATGTGCACACAGAAGcatgtacatgaatattcacagcattattcatgatagcccaagggtggaaaaaacaaatgtccatgcataaataaaatggaatgaagtactgatatatgctgcaacgtggatggaccttgacaaattttttttaatataaatttattttatttatttatttttggctgcgctgggtcttcattgctgtgtgcaggctttctctagttgcagcgagcaggggctacacttcgtgTGGTGCacagggcttctcactgcggtggctgctcttcttgcggagcatgggctctaggcacgcaggcttcagtagttgtggcatgcaggctcagtagttacggcacacgggcttagttgctccacagcatgtgggatcttcctggaccagggcttgaactcatgtcccctgcattggcaggcagactctcaaccactgcaccaccagggaagcccacaaattttgttaagtgaaagaagccagtcacaaaagccTGTAATTTGTTTggttccatttaaatgaaatgtccagacaggacttccctggtggcacagtggttgagagtccacctgccgatgcaggggacatgggttcgcgctccggtctgggaagattccacatgccgtggagcggctgggcccgtgagccatggccgctaagcctgcacgtccagagcctgtgctccgcaatggaagaggccacaacagtgagaggcccgcataccgcaaaaaaaaaaaaaaaaaaaaaaaaaaaatgtccagaataggcaaatccagagagacagaaaggagattattggttgctggtgggtggggcgtaggaggaaggaatgagaagtgattgctaatgggtacagagtttcttttggAAGGTGGTAGAAATTAGTGGTAAAGGTTGCACAACTCTGAGTATACTAAACCACTGAATCATACACTTTAAAAGGTAAGTTTTATCATATGTGAATTGTATCACAATAAGGctgttatgtttaaaaaaattttttgactaTGACAAGAAACAAATAAGGGTGTAGCTAGGAGATGTGggatataaaatatttggaacaaAAATTGCTTAATAATCTATCCAGAGTCACAGTGTTCAAGCTTTAGCCTTATTCTAAGATTGCAAGCTCTCTTCTATCAGGCTTCAtactttttagttcttctttagtTCTTCCCGTGTCAGCTAGTAATTCTTCCTCTTTACTTAATAGTAGACTGTTATTTTGATTTTGCCTCAAAATCATTTTGATTCTGCCTCAAATTAGCACTCACCTTTCATTCATCTTTCCATTCCCATTACTACTGTACCGATTTAGGTTGTCATCACTTCATCCTAAGACAGTGGCCTCAGCTCTAGTTAACAAGGCTCGCATTCTTCCAGGTTTTGTGAATATAAGTTTGTCCTGTAGTCTCTTCTACTGTCAccatatttatctttctaaaacattcTCTTTACTGTTATTTCCCTGTTCCTGAACCAGTTACAGAAAGATAAATTCAATATCCATAGGAAATAGTTTGCTCACCAATCCATGCTCCTATATAAATTGTCAACacaatttcttttaattattctATATGAATTCTACCCCTCTTGTGTTATAGCTCAAACTGATCTGGTACACTCTGAATACATCATGCTCTTTCCCAAATGTGTGACTGTGTTTACCTTTCACCTACATAGACAATTTTCCTTCAACCTCCATCAGTTGACCAAACCCCACCCAATACTTCATGGCCCAGCTGAGATCCCACCTACTTGTCCAAGTCTTCCCAGATCACTATTGCCAGAAGCAATCCCCTTCTCCTTCAACCTCAGAGAACTTAAGTCCATATTTAACATTTGACAATCAGTTGAGTACtcaatacttttaatattttacattgctGGCTTTTCGTATAatggaaaaatactttattagATGTTACAAGATTTATCTGGATAAGTCACCAGCTTATTATTCCAGTTATTCATTTGAATAATGGGAAAATAACCCCATTTGGTAAAAGGAATCAATGAAGAGAAACTGTTCAATatataacagatttttaaactgaaaatggcattattcataatttcatgtgtttgtctCTACAACAAGGTGGTAAACTACTAAGatcataaattcttaaaattcttgGGATTTTTCACAACAGAATGTGAAAAATCTATGTCAAGTTTACATCAGATTTCAAAATGatctgataaaaatatttttatatatttatcctGAATTTACAaaaagtttccaaatattttcctcaATCATTTATAGCCACCCAGATTGTTTTAATCTAAATGAAACTATTACTATATCAACCACAGAGATGATCAGAGGACTGGATATTTTCAGGTTTTAATCACTATAATATGTCTCACAGAGTGGAATTGATTAGCTGGGCATATCAGAATTCTCAAATTAGTTTAACTGCTCTTACTTTGAGGATCTACAGAACATTTCACAACTAACCTAGGTACAAATTCTGATCTTTTCCCTATCCTTCATATGACTTCTAATCACCAAAAGGCAATAGaagcttcaattaaaaaatgcatgACAATTACCATTTGATCCTACCAAACTGAGACAACCACCTTTAGAAGATCAATGACCAGCTCCATAGGCCCATGAGATTTCCTGGGATTATTCCTAGGATCATAGGCATGTGGGAATCACTCTAATCCTAACTTTCTTTAAACCCTCAATCATATCTTACATTTGAAAAACTTTCGATTTTTTAAGGTGAAGTATGTACAAATAGAGGTCATTAAAAACTCTACCTGTAAACATAATGGTTTATGCCAATGATTCTCAAATTATGATTCCCAGCCTAGAACATCAGCTTCACCTGAGACCATCTAAGACATGCAAATTTTTAGGCCCTACCCCagtcctactgaatcagaaaccttGAGGTAAACCCAACATTCTAGGCATCCTAGCATTTAACTAGCCCTCCAAATGATTCTGATGTAGACTATCGAAGGAAACAATCACTTAAACTTACCCTCCTGAGAGAACAGGTAACACCACTCGAACAAATGGAGGATCAAATGGAAAGTTAtcctaaaaaacaaataagcaagtttaattttaagaatatccttaatactgtattatttagaagattttaaaacactCTATAGCCCAGTCACTGAGCCGCCACTGAGGACTCAGCAGCCTCCCCCTTGAGTACCCTCGCTTCCCGACACTCCATCCCCCCAACCCGCCTTCTCCAGCTGCCGCCTTCCGCAGGCCGTTTCCACTGAGGAAAAGGGATCATATCGTATGTCCACTATCCAGAAGCTCCACACTTTCTACCCCTTTGCTGATGCAAGTAAGAGTGATGATCTGCTTCCTGCTGGCACTGAGGATTATATCCATATAAgaattcaacagaaaaatggcAGGCAGACCCTTACTACTGTCCAAGGGATCACTGATgattacaataaaaagaaactagcGAAGACATTTCAGAAGAAATTTGCCTGCAATGGTACGACTGTAATTGAGCATTCAGAATATGGAGAAGTAATTCAGGTACAGGGTGACCAGCACAAGAACATCAAGAACATATGCCAGTTCCTCATAAAGACTAGACTGGGTAAGGACAATCAGCTGAAGGTTCATGGGTTTTAAGTGCTTCTGGCTCACTGAAGCTTAAGAGAGGATTTCCTTGCAATGGGTAGAATTTTCCTTCTATCCCTTGTCACAAGTTTAAAAACCTCACAGCTTGTATAATGTAACCATTTGGGGTCTGCTTTTAACTTGGACTACTGTAACTCCTTCATGCAATAAACTGAAAAGAgcccaaaaaaaaccaaacattaaaaagaataaaaatagtttataaagAATGGATACATTTATTATCTAATGATGAATGAGGGtcataaacataaaaatagtcctccaaaatgaaatgaaatgaaaacgaAAGCTAATAAAAATGAACTTGAGATCAGGCCCAAACAGGACAGTATATTATAAACTTAAGAAACACACAGagatagcctcacccaccagagggaaagcagcagaagcaagaagaactacaatcctacagcctgtggaacaaaaaccacattcacagaaagacagacaagatgaaaaggcagagggctatgtaccagatgaaggaataagattaaaccccagaaaaacaactaaatgaagtggagataggcaaccttccagaaacagaattcaggatgatgatagtgaagatgatccaggacctcggaaaaacaatggaggcaaagatcgagaagatgcaagaaatgtttaacaaagatctagaagaattaaagaacaaacaaacacagatgaacaacaaaataactgaaatgaaaaatacactagaaggaatcaatagcagaataactgaggcagaagaacggataagtgactaggaggacagaatggtggaattcactgctgcacaagagaagaaagaaaaaaaaaaggatgaaaagtaatgaagacagcctaagagacctctgggacaacattaaatgcaacaacattcgcattataggggtcccagaaggagaagagagggagaaaggacccgagaaaatatttgaagagattatagtcaaaaacttccctaacatgggaaaggaaatagccacccaagtccaggaagtgcagagagtccgacacaggataaacctaagcagaaacatgccaagacacatgagtaatcaaattggcaaaaattaaagacaaagaaaaattattgaaattataggggtcccagaaggagaagagagggagaaaggacccgagaaaatatttgaagagattatagtcaaaaacttccctaacatgggaaaggaaatagccacccaagtccaggaagtgcagagtccgacacaggataaacctaagcagaaacatgccaagacacatgagTAATccaattggcaaaaattaaagacaaagaaaaattattgaaagcagcaagggaaaaatgacaaataacatacaagggaattcccataagattaacagctgatttctcaacaggaactctataagccagaagggagtggcatgatatacttaaagtgatgaaagggaagaacctacaaccaagattactctacctggcaaggacctcattcagatttgatggagaaatcaaaagttttacagacaagcaaaagctaagagaattcagcaccaacaaaccagctctacaacaaatgctaaaggaacttctctaagtgggaaacacaacagaagaaaaggaactacaaaaacaaaaacaaaaacaaattaagaaaatggttataggaacatacatatcaataattaccttaaacgtgaatagataaaatgctccaaccaaaagaaacaggcttgctgaatggatacaaaaacaagacccatatatatgctgtctacaagagacccacctcagacctagggacacattcagactgaaagtgaggggatggacataggagcatctcaatacaaaaggcaactgct from Physeter macrocephalus isolate SW-GA chromosome 11, ASM283717v5, whole genome shotgun sequence carries:
- the LOC102975187 gene encoding eukaryotic translation initiation factor 1-like codes for the protein MSTIQKLHTFYPFADASKSDDLLPAGTEDYIHIRIQQKNGRQTLTTVQGITDDYNKKKLAKTFQKKFACNGTTVIEHSEYGEVIQVQGDQHKNIKNICQFLIKTRLGKDNQLKVHGF